GGCGGTGTCGCTTCGCCGGCCTCGGTCTGGCTCGTGGCGATCCCCCTCGAGGCGCTGGTCTCCGGCTCCCTGCGCGCGACCGCCGCGGCGGCCGTGATGGCGATCCTCGGCGTTCTGGCAGTGGTGGGCCTCGGCGCCTGGACCGATACCCTGCCGGTCATGGACATCTCGGCGAGCCTCGCCCTGCCGGCCTTCGCCATCACGGCGATCGGCCACGTCGCCGCCCAGGCCCTGGAGCACATGCGCAACGAGGGCGCGTGGCGCGACCGCCTGCGCGACAACGAGGCGCGCGACCGGCTGCTGCTCTCGGCGATCGACGATCTCGTGACCTGGCACGACCGCAACGGCCGCGTGCTGGAGGCCTCGGTCTCGGCGACGCGGCTCCTCGGCAGCGAGCCGGCGCGGCTGCGCGGCCACGGATTGCTGGAGCGGGTTCACGTGGCCGACCGGCCGGCCTTCCTCAAGGCCGTCAGCGATGTCGCCGCCACCGGGCGCCCCGCGACCTTGCCGCTGCGGCTGCATGTCGAGGCGCAGGCCGACCGGCCCGACGGCGCGCGCCTGATCCATGCCGAGATGCGCGCCCATCGGATCGAGAACGGGTCCCACGACACCGCCATGGCGGTGGTGGCGGTAACCCGCGACATGACCGAGCATCATCGCCACGCCGAGGAGCTGGAGCGTGCCCGCGCCGAGGCCGAGCGGGCGGACGCGATCAAGGGGCGCTTCCTCGCCAACGTCACCCATGAGCTGCGCACGCCGCTCAACGCGATCATCGGCTTCTCCGAGGTCCTGGCGGGCGAAGGCGCCGTCAGCCTCAGCCCGGACCAGGCGCGGGAATATGCCGGGATCATCGGCGCCTCGGGCCATCATCTGCTCGGCGTCGTCAACACGCTCCTCGACATGAGCCGGATTCAGAGCGGCAACTTCGATTACGCGCCCGAGAGCTTCGACATCGCAGCGCTGCTCCAGGGCTGCTGCGACCTGATGCGCCTCAAGGCCGAAGCGGCCGGCGTCACGCTCGCGGTCTCGGCGGCGGGGCCGGTGGAGATCACCGCCGATCCCGGCGCGTGCCGACAGATTCTGATCAATCTCCTGTCGAACGCCGTGAAGTTCACCCCGCGGGGCGGCCGGGTCGAGCTGTCCCTG
This window of the Methylobacterium tardum genome carries:
- a CDS encoding sensor histidine kinase, coding for MPALPIQKVLTSLIGDRLAGLVHESVADNAAAQSRHQRFLVSRLATGAVMMAGLPPYLLWRGVPSGIEVLAIASLLLPVLAAVLLARTGSLWLAHAVSSAGLTGIVVALASVTGGVASPASVWLVAIPLEALVSGSLRATAAAAVMAILGVLAVVGLGAWTDTLPVMDISASLALPAFAITAIGHVAAQALEHMRNEGAWRDRLRDNEARDRLLLSAIDDLVTWHDRNGRVLEASVSATRLLGSEPARLRGHGLLERVHVADRPAFLKAVSDVAATGRPATLPLRLHVEAQADRPDGARLIHAEMRAHRIENGSHDTAMAVVAVTRDMTEHHRHAEELERARAEAERADAIKGRFLANVTHELRTPLNAIIGFSEVLAGEGAVSLSPDQAREYAGIIGASGHHLLGVVNTLLDMSRIQSGNFDYAPESFDIAALLQGCCDLMRLKAEAAGVTLAVSAAGPVEITADPGACRQILINLLSNAVKFTPRGGRVELSLRRRADSLEIVVADTGAGIGADDLPKLGTPFFQAGGGDYKRQHEGTGLGLSVVQGLVGLHGGALLIESAPQVGTAVTVTLPLVCRPLAAPGPAPVRTSVRGAAPSRRVVRLPLGLFDAEPGPAAAPAGPALRRTA